TCGTAAAAAACTTATGTACAGATTGCCAAACTAGATATGAAAACAACCCTTTAAGAATCTTGGATTGTAAAAATCCAAAATGTCAGACTTATTTCATGGGAATGCCTTCTATGTCGCAAGCCTTATGCAAGGATTGTAATGATCATTTTATTTGTGTGTTAGACCAGCTTGATGAAAACAATATCCCTTATGTTGTTGATCCTAATCTAGTAAGAGGGTTGGATTATTATACTAAAACAGTTTTTGAAATAAGATCATCATTGCTTGGCGCACAAAACGCCATTTGTGGTGGTGGAAGATATGACAACTTAATTGGAGAGCTTGGAGGAAGGAAAACCCCAGCCTTTGGCTTTGCCATCGGGCTAGATAGGCTAATTATGGTTTTAGAACAATTAAAACTTTTACCAGAAACAGATTTAGATATAGATGTTTTTTGTATTGGATTAGAGACTGAGGCAGAGAACAAAGTTTTTCAAATCATGAATGTTTTAAGAAAAAATGGGCTTAAATGTGAATACTACTTTAAACGAAATTCTATAGGGGATGGGATTAAACAAGGCTTACTTTTCAAAGCAAAGTTCGCTATTATTTTAGGTGAGGAAGAACTTGAAAATAAAATAATTACGCTCAAGGACCTTACAAACAAGAGGCAAAGTAGTTATGATGACATTGAAGAGGTTATTAAAGCTATTAAGTCTTAAAAGAAATGCATTTAATTTGGTGAGTTGTTGAGTCGATGAGTTTATGGGGTAGGGTACAAATGAAAAAATTATTATTATTCTGTATATTGCTATCAATTTCAGTGGGGTTTAGCGTCACTCTAGGCAGGGGAGAACTAGAAGGTTTTTTTGACTATAGATACATTTGGTCAGAAAAAGTATCTGCGGGAACAGGAACATTTCAGGTTAGTAATTTAAATTTAATTTATAATTTTCCTTTAAATAAACAATACAAAGTATTTTTACAAACCAACATTTCCTCAGGAGGTAATTCTGAAATAACAAATCTATATTTAGATACGGAAACTTCTCTTCCGCTTCAAATGAGGCTTGGCAGATTTTCTGTGGAAACAATGGAACGAGACAAAGACCAAGATGAAAGTAACTTTATTTCTAATCCTATCTTCTGGAATCTTGATTGGAAAGTAGCAAATAATCCTCTTTTGCCAGACAATGAAACAGGAATAATGGTCTATAACACTGGAAGAAACCATGATTTAAACTTTTACCTACTAAATGGAGCCAATGAATGGGAAGAAACAGTCACTGAATCCAAAAAAGCTGTTGGAATGTATTTTAG
This genomic window from Candidatus Margulisiibacteriota bacterium contains:
- the hisS gene encoding histidine--tRNA ligase; this translates as MKYNSPRGTRDLLPVESAIFRKTIDKILSIFNVFNYQEITTPIFEASGLFERAVGETTDIVEKEMYTFKDKGDRSITLRPEGTASVVRAYLEHLSDFQKQQVAKLVYVGPMFRYERPQTGRYRQFYQLGVEAIGSSSPLLDVETMIMGMHALDILGIKNAEIAINSVGCDVCRPVIREQLKEFVGSIVKNLCTDCQTRYENNPLRILDCKNPKCQTYFMGMPSMSQALCKDCNDHFICVLDQLDENNIPYVVDPNLVRGLDYYTKTVFEIRSSLLGAQNAICGGGRYDNLIGELGGRKTPAFGFAIGLDRLIMVLEQLKLLPETDLDIDVFCIGLETEAENKVFQIMNVLRKNGLKCEYYFKRNSIGDGIKQGLLFKAKFAIILGEEELENKIITLKDLTNKRQSSYDDIEEVIKAIKS